One window of Paralichthys olivaceus isolate ysfri-2021 chromosome 20, ASM2471397v2, whole genome shotgun sequence genomic DNA carries:
- the zmym4.1 gene encoding zinc finger MYM-type protein 4 isoform X3: MVRLCAFPSCGNKMSSYSARSFHRLPLSDAETLKSWLVALEMDVNTPVEALRFADHRVCSDHFGCDDYSEPKRKRKAPPKHVFLKRNAVPRVGRPAADRVEVKEETEVSDPERVHGSSPRLSEHGEVVYTLSSDKGWKKEEAVISSPASVSPPNPSAPQSSFSANQTIRTASDQCGEPGNSSESGTESTGVKTEEGFEINEQNVVVKDDSYEEDAADVKEDTAMETTSDFKEEITKDEDPDVDSKEDIDTQQENKLRAPTADDLDEMMDIGTVDQVEQEAQMKVEEQQDSPADVGNPCSPGTSSEATKDEETDVKPTILTPPPAGYQAEDVKVALDQIQSSSSPSSTTTANEGRESSSPKAVMNGIKVFNPQLPRIDPERSQADQSSPSPPLVKVKDEPIDEEYDQALISSSFTASVKDEPNTAKEDLRIGSVFSVSPAAETQTLPTAQPSSSHMLCFNCKKSLIKGQTAFQRKGSSSLFCSTACLTTSLPAVKGATKICYNCQKVIIRPQDVILAPDAKGVMKEFCSQNCLTSFNYKKNPSSFRKPEFAKATPQPVGPQSLCSMCTRYCISKHEVILSGAVHKICSDACFNRFRSVNNLSMAGCANCGSFCHSKPLMLKMEDGNKTLCDSECLAKYKEKTKISQPCMMCQTNRLLAETIDNKNDDDSVNLFCSSSCVMAFKVQTVSASGARLNCDSCGKNSVPAYHLAMSDTTIRNFCRLQCVMAFQDKFKKSQKHVNVFTKLPVESTQIQPVTPPQPQQFFSNVPPKLDCAQCARNITFKPELIQIKDKLVFLCSVDCSQEFKRVNYVTSLCEYCKIAKITRDAKRINNKDCYFCSDGCKLLFRHDLSKNWGKHCNSCVYCHCVSKKLVTAQYGGSTEEFCSEECRFKYTMLFCHVAKCDNCGCKGKLKQSLPLLGEVKHFCDQTCLLKFCSHKVATQGEVLKETGEATPVIANVISLADPQTAKPEDSDGTATQQSTVSQTQSKNSGHISVQTEAVKPPPPPPAAAAAPKILKNKALLCRPLVQNKGVSCKTQTADVESQTDVAFPKVMILPVPVPVFVPVPMNMYSQYTPTPVGLPLPLPVPMFLPVTMDSAERIIETIQEIKEKIPSDPFEAELILMAEMVAEQDENNKPERPKAKVVEKRTERQEAPEDHASNFSDDLDTDDLTSFLNNWEDASSDTGLRSPSRSFTQEKLNSIIDVPAAMPSEPYSEPPPPAPPPMDVEADFTIETLERLSRLREKGPPAPSPPPATARRRRQGQRKARDKRGRKAQRSKAAAAASQRGSSNKDVSSELPKLNSEYGLDAWKRWIQWRQTQPNVEKPRIGSRPIELKEDLLRCTTAELSYGLCCFITEVKRPNGEPYSPDSIFYLCLGIQQYLFENSRVENIFMDRFYNKFSTEFTTMLRTFKPPVTASGYVHSRVEEEYLWDCKQLGAYSPIVLLNTLLFFCCKYFGFTTVEQHRQLSFAHVMRCTKTNLNNTKTIFLRFYPPISINEAETDPEVPSKKRKEDEAKEEILEMVENTENPLRCPVRLYEFYLSKCSESVKQRTNLFYLLPERCCVPNSPLWFSSSALDDTTMEAMLTRILTVRELHLNKSKEGEAEKNTPTDPPFIPEEEEEGDSE, translated from the exons ATGGTTCGGTTGTGCGCATTCCCGAGCTGTGGCAATAAGATGTCGAGCTACAGTGCGCGCAGCTTCCACCGGTTGCCGTTGTCCGACGCGGAGACGCTGAAGTCGTGGCTGGTGGCGCTGGAGATGGACGTGAACACTCCGGTGGAGGCGCTGCGCTTCGCTGACCACCGGGTCTGCAGTGACCATTTTGGCTGCGATGACTACAGCGAaccaaagaggaaaagaaaagctccACCAAAGCATGTTTTCCTCAAGAGAAACGCAGTCCCGAGAGTGGGGAGACCTGCCGCAGACAGAGTGGAG gtgaaggaggagacagaggttTCAGACCCTGAGCGTGTTCACGGATCTTCTCCAAGACTTTCTGAACATGGAGAAGTGGTCTACACTCTCTCTTCTGATAAAGGATGGAAAAAAGAGGAGGCTGTGATCTCTTCTCCTGCATCTGTATCTCCTCCAAATCCATCCGCTCCACAGTCGTCTTTCTCTGCAAACCAGACTATCAGAACAGCTTCGGATCAATGTGGAGAGCCAGGTAACTCCTCAGAGTCTGGAACGGAGAGTACTGGGGTGAAAACCGAGGAAGGGTTTGAgataaatgaacaaaatgttgtTGTAAAGGACGACAGCTACGAggaagatgctgcagatgtgaaAGAAGACACCGCCATGGAAACAACGTCAGATTTCAAGGAGGAGATAACAAAAGATGAGGACCCAGATGTTGACTCTAAGGAGGACATTGACACGCAGCAGGAAAATAAGCTAAGGGCTCCAACAGCCGATGACCTCGACGAGATGATGGACATCGGTACGGTGGATCAGGTGGAACAAGAAGCTCAGATGAAAGTGGAGGAGCAACAGGATAGTCCAGCGGATGTGGGAAACCCTTGCTCACCTGGAACTTCATCTGAAG CGACAAAGGACGAGGAAACCGATGTGAAACCCACCATATTGACGCCACCTCCAGCCGGGTACCAAGCGGAGGACGTAAAAGTGGCTCTAGATCAGATCCAGTCCAGCTCGTCTCCATCGTCTACAACCACGGCCAATGAAG gaagagagagCTCATCACCAAAGGCTGTGATGAACGGGATAAAAGTATTTAACCCACAACTACCAAGGATAGACCCT GAGAGATCACAGGCAGATCAGTCGTCTCCTTCACCACCTCTGGTCAAAGTGAAGGATGAGCCCATAGATGAGGAGTATGACCAGGCTCTGATATCTTCTTCATTCACTGCGAGTGTGAAGGATGAGCCGAACACTGCCAAG GAGGACTTGAGGATCGGTTCCGTCTTCTCAGTGAGTCCAGCTGCTGAAACACAGACGCTACCCACGGCCCAACCGTCGTCTTCGCACATGTTGTGTTTCAACTGCAAGAAGAGCCTGATTAAGGGACAGACGGCGTTCCAGAGGAAGGGCTCCTCGTCTCTGTTCTGCTCCACCGCCTGCCTCACCACATCGCTACCCGCTGTCAAAGGAGCCACTAAGATCTGCTACAACTGCCAAAA GGTGATAATCCGACCTCAGGATGTCATCCTGGCCCCAGATGCTAAAGGAGTCATGAAGGAATTCTGCAGCCAAAACTGTTTGACCTCCTTCAACTACAAGAAAAACCCCTCCAGCTTCAGGAAACCCGAATTCGCCAAAGCAACACCACAACCAGTCGGACCGCAGTCGCTCTGCAGCATGTGCACCAGATACTGCATC AGCAAACACGAGGTGATCCTGAGCGGTGCTGTCCACAAGATCTGCAGTGACGCCTGCTTTAACCGATTCCGTTCAGTAAACAACCTGTCCATGGCCGGCTGTGCCAACTGTGGCTCCTTCTGCCACAGCAAACCGCTCATGCTGAAGATGGAGGACGGCAACAAAACTCTGTGCGACTCCGAATGTCTGGCTAAGTACAAAGAG AAAACCAAGATATCTCAGCCTTGCATGATGTGTCAAACTAACCGTTTGCTGGCAGAGACGATCGACAACAAAAACGACGACGACTCTGTGAACCTCTTCTgtagcagcagctgtgtgatgGCATTCAAGGTTCAAACTGTCAGTGCTTCAG GCGCTCGGTTGAATTGCGATAGCTGTGGGAAAAACTCTGTACCGGCTTATCACCTCGCCATGTCAGACACCACCATCAGGAACTTCTGCAGGCTACAGTGTGTTATGGCTTTTCAG GATAAGTTCAAGAAGTCCCAGAAACATGTGAATGTTTTCACCAAGTTGCCAGTTGAATCCACGCAAATCCAGCCGGTGACTCCTCCCCAACCTCAGCAGTTCTTCTCCAATGTGCCGCCGAAGCTGGACTGTGCCCAGTGCGCCCGCAACATCACGTTCAAACCCGAGCTCATCCAGATCAAG GACAagcttgtttttctgtgtagCGTGGACTGTTCTCAGGAATTCAAGAGGGTCAACTACGTGACGAGCCTGTGTGAATACTGTAAAATCGCAAAGATCACCAGAGACGCCAAAAGAATAAACAACAAAGACTGCTACTTCTGCAGCGACG GTTGTAAGCTCCTCTTCAGACACGACCTGAGTAAAAACTGGGGGAAACACTGTAACTCGTGCGTCTACTGCCACTGTGTCTCAAAGAAGCTGGTGACGGCTCAGTACGGAGGCTCGACAGAGGAGTTCTGCTCTGAGGAGTGCAGGTTCAAATACACCATGCTCTTCTGTCAC GTTGCTAAGTGTGACAACTGTGGGTGCAAAGGGAAACTGAAGCAGAGTCTTCCTTTGCTGGGGGAGGTCAAACACTTCTGTGATCAGACCTGCCTGCTGAAGTTCTGCAGTCATAAGGTGGCGACACAGGGCGAGGTCTTGAAAG AAACAGGTGAGGCCACGCCCGTCATCGCCAACGTCATCTCACTTGCAGACCCTCAAACAGCAAAACCTGAGGATTCTGACGGAACTGCAACTCAACAAA GCACAGTCTCACAGACTCAATCAAAGAACTCTGGACAT ATCAGCGTCCAGACTGAAGCGGtgaaacctcctcctcctcctcctgctgctgctgctgccccgaAAATCCTGAAGAACAAGGCTCTGCTCTGTCGTCCACTGGTGCAGAATAAAGGAGTTTCCTGTAAAACACAGACGGCCGATGTTGAATCCCAGACAG ACGTTGCTTTCCCAAAAGTGATGATCCTGCCCGTCCCAGTGCCCGTGTTTGTCCCCGTACCCATGAACATGTACAGCCAGTATACTCCCACACCTGTGGGCCTGCCGCTACCG CTGCCCGTGCCCATGTTCCTTCCTGTGACAATGGACAGCGCAGAACGCATCATAGAGACCATCCAGGAGATCAAGGAAAAGATCCCGTCCGATCCTTTCGAGGCCGAGCTCATCCTCATGGCTGAGATGGTGGCGGAAcaagatgaaaacaacaaacctGAGCGACCGAAGGCGAAAGTGGTGGAGAAGAGGACGGAGAGACAGGAGGCCCCTGAGG ACCACGCCAGTAACTTCAGTGACGATTTGGACACAGACGACTTGACGAGTTTCCTCAACAACTGGGAGGACGCCTCCTCCGACACGGGCCTCCGGTCGCCGAGTCGATCGTTCACGCAGGAGAAGCTCAACTCGATCATAGATGTTCCTGCGGCGATGCCCAGCGAGCCTTACTCCGAGCCCCCGCCTCCAGCTCCGCCTCCCATGGACGTCGAAGCCGACTTCACTATCG AAACACTGGAGAGGTTGTCCCGGCTTCGAGAGAAGGGCCCTCCCGCTCCCAGCCCCCCGCCTGCAACGGCACGACGACGACGACAAGGTCAAAGGAAAGCCCGAGATAAAAGG GGTCGTAAGGCGCAGCGGTCTAAGGCAGCTGCAGCGGCGTCTCAAAGAGGCTCTTCCAACAAGGACGTGTCTTCAGAATTGCCGAAACTGAATAGCGAGTACGGACTTGACGCCTGGAAGCGATGGATCCAGTGGAGACAGACTCAGCCCAACGTAGAGAAACCACGCATCGGCT ctCGTCCCATCGAGTTGAAGGAGGATCTTCTGCGATGCACCACAGCTGAGCTGAGTTATGGACTCTGCTGCTTCATCACTGAGGTGAAACGACCAAACGGAGAACCGTACTCACCCGACAGCATCTTCTACCTCTGCCTCGGGATCCAACAG tacCTGTTTGAGAACAGTCGAGTGGAGAATATATTCATGGATCGCTTCTACAACAAGTTCTCCACTGAGTTCACGACTATGCTGAGAACTTTCAAACCTCCAGTCACAGCCAGTG GTTATGTCCATTCCCGTGTGGAGGAGGAGTATCTTTGGGACTGTAAACAGTTGGGGGCGTACTCCCCCATCGTCCTCCTCAACACcctgctcttcttctgctgcaaGTACTTTGGCTTCACCACCGTGGAGCAGCACCGCCAGCTGTCCTTTGCCCACGTCATGCGCTGCACCAAAACCAACCTGAACAACACCAAAACCATTTTCCTGCGCTTCTACCCGCCCATATCCATAAACGAAGCAGAGACAG ATCCAGAGGTTCCGTCTAAGAAGCGAAAGGAGGACGAGGCTAAAGAGGAAATCCTGGAGATGGTGGAGAACACGGAGAACCCGCTCCGCTGTCCGGTTCGACTCTACGAGTTCTACCTCTCCAAGTG CTCGGAGTCAGTCAAGCAGCGCACCAACCTGTTCTACCTTCTCCCGGAGCGCTGCTGCGTCCCCAACAGCCCCCTGTGGTTCTCCTCCTCGGCTCTGGATGACACCACCATGGAGGCGATGCTCACCCGCATCCTCACCGTCAGAGAGCTGCATCTCAACAAGAGCAAAGAGGGAGAGGCTGAAAAGAACACACCCACCGATCCACCGTTTATacctgaagaggaggaggaaggggactcagagtga